TGCTTTTTTGAAAATCCGGCTCATCAGCCATCCAGAATTCGAATTCCTGACGTGAAATATAATAATTCGCATTCGGAAACACAAGCTCATCATTTTTCGAAAGAATACCTCCAATATGATCTCTGTGGGCATGTGTAATTAGAATATCCGTTATAGACTCCGGTGTAAACCCTGCTGAAGTAAGACTGTGTAATAGTTGTCCTGCATTTTCTTCATCATAAAACCCCTCTCCAGTGTCTATTAAAATGATGCGGTCAGCTTTTTTGACAAGCATTACATTGATAGGAGCTTCATAATAAGAGTCTGATAAATAAAGATTTCGGAGTTCATTTTTTACCATATTTTGAGGAATACCGGGAGCTAAAATCGGCTGGTGGTAACCAATACCAAAATACCCGTCAGAAAGTATAAAAATATCCAGTTCATGACATGGAATATGCATAAATCCATGCGTTCTCTTCTGTTTGTGATTCATATTAAAATGATGCGTTTTTTCTTTCTTACAAATTTAAATAATATTCCGTAATTTGACTGTTAGACAGAGTAATAAAGGGGGTTTAATGTTGTAATAAATTAAAATTCAATATTTTATTAATTCTAAAATATCAATTTCAGAATGTGGTAAATGATAGTAATTATGTAACACATAGGTTAATTTATTATGTTAAGTTTGATTGCTAAATCAATAAAAATATTACATTATGAAAATAAAATTTTCAAACACGGAATAGCGATCATCTTTGAAGAATAGGTCAAACATATTCTTTCATTTTTCG
The window above is part of the Chryseobacterium sp. MA9 genome. Proteins encoded here:
- a CDS encoding MBL fold metallo-hydrolase, whose protein sequence is MNHKQKRTHGFMHIPCHELDIFILSDGYFGIGYHQPILAPGIPQNMVKNELRNLYLSDSYYEAPINVMLVKKADRIILIDTGEGFYDEENAGQLLHSLTSAGFTPESITDILITHAHRDHIGGILSKNDELVFPNANYYISRQEFEFWMADEPDFQKSKNPEGGKPSIPLVRKILSVIGSRLTKFEMGDLVFSCIQTQAAPGHTPGHIIYTVNDGDISITNVVDVFHSPLLIAKPDWGTQWDIDFETGVETRKKILENCYQNRTLICSAHLPWPGIGYINKVDDQFQWVPKVYNHPFLIKLKMDAEIDAL